One genomic window of Motacilla alba alba isolate MOTALB_02 chromosome 1, Motacilla_alba_V1.0_pri, whole genome shotgun sequence includes the following:
- the CBY2 gene encoding protein chibby homolog 2 encodes MSAFDQRNESMQHTEPETDCITPRVKPRGEMFVFIDGKWGNDIYCQPPFSSPQKHFNKKAQNEWSTWEENRALWQENQVLWIKNRMLWEENKALQYLWSQNKSVQVIYTDAIQRSLKSKNKPFPLFQERSTGFQLSLGNKALQAVQEKNKIFEDFQQENKALPVTCKGQKAITVHEESKDASSDLQKNIDTSTAVEKGNPGPVPQQKHEGKKKSTTPIQNKIESAPSMPGEHEILRVLQDLRELLHTFLKMSHPPGEKQCCHNLCDVNRSFQEDYNKLKLQLNAVKNTVSDITAQMDMLEKEIIAITSPMYEEAGQKLATEHQLGDM; translated from the coding sequence ATGTCTGCTTTTGATCAGAGGAACGAGAGcatgcagcacacagagcctgagACAGACTGCATCACCCCTCGGGTGAAGCCAAGGGGTGAGATGTTTGTCTTTATTGATGGGAAATGGGGGAATGACATCTACTGCCAGCCACCCTTTTCTTCACCCCAGAAACACTTTAACAAGAAGGCACAGAATGAGTGGAGCACCTGGGAGGAGAACAGAGCACTCTGGCAGGAAAACCAAGTCCTCTGGATCAAAAACAGGATGctctgggaagaaaacaagGCCCTACAATATCTCTGGTCACAGAACAAATCTGTCCAGGTAATTTACACTGATGCTATTCAGCGAAGCCTCAAGagcaaaaataaaccatttCCACTCTTCCAAGAGAGGAGCACAGGCtttcagctcagcctgggcaaTAAAGCTCTCCAGGCAGTccaggaaaagaataaaatatttgaggatttccagcaggaaaataaagcacTCCCTGTTACCTGTAAAGGCCAAAAAGCCATCACAGTCCATGAAGAGAGCAAAGATGCCAGCTCAGATCTTCAGAAGAACAttgacaccagcacagctgtggaaaAGGGTAACCCTGGGCCAGTCCCCCAGCAGAAACATGAAGGTAAAAAGAAGAGCACTACTCCAATTCAGAATAAGATTGAGTCTGCCCCAAGCATGCCAGGAGAGCATGAAATCCTCCGGGTTCTCCAGGACTTACGTGAGCTTCTCCACACCTTCCTGAAAATGAGCCATCCTCCCGGGGAGAAACAGTGCTGTCACAATCTCTGTGACGTGAACAGATCCTTCCAAGAAGATTACAATAAactgaagctgcagctgaatGCTGTGAAAAACACTGTGTCGGACATCACAGCTCAAATGGATATGCTGGAAAAGGAGATCATTGCCATCACTTCCCCAATGTATGAGGAAGCAGGACAGAAGCTGGCAACTGAGCATCAGCTTGGAGACATGTGA